One region of Candidatus Hydrogenedentota bacterium genomic DNA includes:
- a CDS encoding glucose 1-dehydrogenase has protein sequence MRLKDKVAIITGAGLGMGREASLLFAKEGAKVLVFDMNEAAGRETVDLVAKAGGEAALVVGDVSKEADVKRAVDEAAARFGKLDILYANAGVLWKDRDRSVIETTEENWDIVQAINLKGAFFLTKHGIPRLREAGGGSIILVGSISALAGFELAQDSYTCAKGALISLTKSLAVQFGPEGIRTNIIHPGMIDTPLQAPYLNDEKKQSIAGCIPMRRLGVPSDIAYAALYLASDESTFCNGSELVVDGGFYAM, from the coding sequence ATGCGTTTGAAGGACAAGGTCGCGATAATCACCGGCGCGGGGCTCGGCATGGGCCGCGAGGCGTCGCTGCTTTTCGCCAAAGAGGGCGCGAAGGTGCTGGTCTTCGACATGAACGAGGCGGCGGGCCGCGAGACGGTGGACCTGGTCGCGAAGGCGGGCGGCGAGGCGGCGCTGGTCGTGGGCGATGTCAGCAAGGAGGCCGACGTGAAGCGGGCCGTGGACGAGGCGGCGGCGCGGTTTGGGAAGCTGGACATACTTTACGCGAACGCCGGGGTGCTGTGGAAGGACCGGGACCGCTCGGTCATCGAGACCACGGAGGAGAACTGGGACATCGTGCAGGCGATCAACCTTAAGGGGGCGTTCTTTCTGACGAAGCACGGCATCCCGAGGCTGCGCGAGGCCGGGGGCGGCTCCATCATCCTTGTCGGGTCCATTTCCGCGCTGGCGGGCTTCGAGCTGGCGCAGGACTCCTACACGTGCGCGAAGGGCGCGCTGATCTCCCTGACCAAGTCGCTGGCGGTGCAGTTCGGCCCGGAGGGCATCCGCACGAACATCATCCACCCCGGCATGATTGACACGCCGCTGCAGGCGCCCTACCTGAACGACGAGAAGAAGCAGTCCATCGCGGGGTGCATCCCCATGCGCCGTCTTGGCGTGCCCTCGGACATCGCCTATGCGGCGCTGTATCTCGCCTCGGACGAGTCCACCTTCTGCAACGGGTCGGAACTGGTTGTGGACGGCGGTTTCTACGCCATGTGA
- a CDS encoding NYN domain-containing protein — MSEHHIVDGYNVVHKSSLLRPLALQDFEAAREAFIEKLVNYCLATGHRVTVVFDGRDAYARIHEGQSIRGVPGLSAVYSPEHLSADAVIERMVYSAKNRLECVVVSNDRGLRDLCRGLGALTMEPDHFIKTIRAHQGDLREGLAHKSRTAAKPTLLEDRLDGGSMDRLRALRDRLDPKKG, encoded by the coding sequence ATGTCCGAGCACCACATCGTGGATGGGTACAACGTGGTCCACAAATCCTCTCTCCTCCGCCCCCTGGCACTCCAGGACTTCGAGGCGGCGCGGGAGGCCTTCATCGAGAAGCTGGTGAACTACTGCCTCGCCACGGGCCACCGGGTGACGGTGGTCTTTGACGGGCGCGACGCCTACGCGCGCATCCACGAGGGCCAGAGCATCCGGGGCGTCCCCGGCCTCAGCGCCGTGTACTCGCCCGAGCACCTCTCCGCGGACGCGGTCATCGAGCGCATGGTCTACTCGGCGAAGAACCGCCTCGAGTGCGTCGTGGTCAGCAATGACCGGGGACTGCGCGACCTGTGCCGGGGACTGGGCGCGCTCACCATGGAGCCGGACCATTTCATCAAGACCATCCGCGCGCACCAGGGCGACCTGCGCGAGGGGCTCGCGCACAAAAGCCGCACGGCCGCGAAACCCACGCTCCTCGAGGACCGCCTGGACGGCGGCTCCATGGACCGGCTTCGCGCCCTCCGCGACCGGCTAGACCCTAAAAAGGGCTGA
- the alr gene encoding alanine racemase, which translates to MSWGGPSRAVVDLDAYTHNLEVARRFAESRADIIAVIKADAYGHGAVPVARAAVRAGVSMLGVATVQEGMELREAGLDMPVLVMVTPPPGDLPLAVANDLTLALSDVATAERLGDLARDAGRVASIHCKVDTGMGRQGFSPGDAPDALQQIARITHVDIEGVSTHFPAAEAPDDPGTLAQIKTFRQVLKQLERRGVPFGFAHAANSAALINYTDSLFDAVRPGLITYGVWPMDRPPARGLLRRVLRWETMVVQLRDLPAGATVSYGRTYTAPAPVRTAVLPVGYADGYRHALSNNADVLIRGHRCPVLGRVCMDQTVVDVTHLHDVRCGDTATLIGSDGDQTVTVEELARRAGTIPYDILTGIGKRVVRAYTGGAAV; encoded by the coding sequence ATGTCCTGGGGCGGCCCCTCCCGCGCCGTCGTTGACCTCGACGCCTACACCCACAACCTCGAGGTGGCCCGGCGCTTTGCCGAGTCGCGCGCGGACATCATCGCCGTCATCAAGGCGGACGCCTACGGCCACGGCGCGGTGCCCGTGGCGCGGGCCGCGGTCCGCGCGGGGGTGTCCATGCTCGGCGTGGCCACGGTCCAGGAGGGGATGGAGCTGCGTGAGGCGGGCCTGGACATGCCGGTGCTGGTGATGGTGACACCGCCCCCCGGCGACCTGCCCCTGGCCGTGGCGAACGACCTTACCCTGGCACTCTCGGACGTGGCGACGGCGGAGCGGCTCGGCGATCTGGCCCGCGACGCCGGACGCGTGGCGAGCATCCACTGCAAGGTGGACACCGGCATGGGCCGCCAGGGGTTCTCCCCCGGGGACGCGCCCGACGCGCTCCAGCAGATCGCACGCATCACCCATGTGGACATCGAGGGGGTCTCCACCCACTTCCCCGCCGCGGAGGCGCCGGACGACCCCGGCACCCTCGCGCAAATCAAGACCTTCCGCCAGGTGCTGAAACAGTTGGAGCGCCGGGGCGTCCCCTTCGGGTTCGCACACGCCGCGAACAGCGCGGCCCTCATCAACTACACCGACAGCCTCTTCGACGCGGTCCGCCCGGGGCTCATCACCTACGGCGTGTGGCCCATGGACCGGCCCCCGGCGAGGGGACTGCTGCGGCGCGTGCTCCGGTGGGAGACCATGGTGGTGCAGCTCCGCGACCTGCCCGCCGGCGCGACCGTCAGCTACGGGCGAACCTACACCGCCCCCGCACCCGTCCGCACCGCCGTGCTGCCCGTGGGATACGCCGACGGATACCGGCACGCCCTCTCCAACAACGCCGACGTGCTGATTCGCGGGCACCGCTGCCCCGTCCTTGGCCGCGTCTGCATGGACCAGACCGTCGTGGACGTCACCCACCTGCACGACGTGCGCTGCGGCGACACGGCCACGCTCATCGGCAGCGACGGCGACCAGACCGTCACCGTCGAGGAACTGGCCCGCCGCGCGGGCACCATCCCCTACGACATCCTCACGGGGATTGGAAAGCGCGTGGTACGCGCCTACACCGGCGGCGCGGCCGTCTGA
- the pgsA gene encoding CDP-diacylglycerol--glycerol-3-phosphate 3-phosphatidyltransferase — protein sequence MINVPNQLTIARCALTAVFVVLMSFDHAVCYTVAYAVFTVAALTDYYDGKIARRDNLITNFGKLMDPVADKILMVAAFVMLMHVPQLHVPGWTVVAILAREFLITGARSLAAADGVVLAANAFGKAKTALQMTYVFVFLALAILFRAAAPWMGDPLRETLGGWLSGLSLAGMVVVALYTLYSGAQFGWVNWKALKLHDLS from the coding sequence ATGATCAACGTCCCCAACCAACTGACCATCGCCCGCTGCGCCCTCACCGCGGTCTTTGTGGTCCTCATGTCCTTCGACCACGCGGTCTGCTACACCGTGGCCTACGCGGTCTTTACCGTGGCGGCCCTCACGGACTACTACGACGGAAAAATCGCGCGGCGGGACAACCTCATCACCAACTTCGGGAAGCTCATGGACCCCGTGGCGGACAAAATCCTGATGGTGGCCGCCTTTGTCATGCTGATGCACGTGCCCCAGCTTCATGTGCCGGGGTGGACCGTGGTGGCCATTCTCGCGCGCGAGTTTCTAATCACCGGGGCGCGCTCCCTGGCCGCGGCGGACGGCGTGGTGCTGGCGGCGAACGCCTTCGGCAAGGCGAAAACCGCGCTCCAGATGACTTATGTCTTTGTGTTCCTCGCCCTGGCCATCCTCTTCCGCGCGGCCGCGCCGTGGATGGGCGACCCGCTGCGGGAAACCCTCGGCGGATGGCTTTCGGGGCTCTCCCTCGCGGGCATGGTGGTGGTGGCGCTTTACACGCTCTATTCAGGGGCGCAGTTTGGATGGGTCAACTGGAAGGCCCTGAAGCTGCACGACCTGTCATGA